The window AGAAGGTGCTTTAGGAATTGATGTGGCCGATAGAATGATAGAAAATGCCATTTCTAGCCTTTCAATTCCCTTAGGAGTGGGATTACACTTTTTGATTAATGGAAAAGATTATGTGATACCAATGGCCACAGAAGAACCTTCCGTGATAGCAGCATCTAGTAATATGGCTCGTGTATGTAGAAAAAAAGGTGGTTTTTTTGCATGTAATACAGGCCCCATAATGATAGCACAAATACAAGTTATTAATGTGCCTGATGTTTACGCTGCTAGAATCCGTTTATTTGAATCTCGAGAAACGCTTATCAAAATTGCAAATAAACAAGATCCATTATTAGTGAGTTTGGGTGGTGGAATGAAAGATCTAGATGTAAATTTAGTGCCATCATCTCAAGGAACAATGCTTGTATTGCATATTATGGTTAATACGAAAGACGCCATGGGTGCAAATACTGTTAATACCATGGCAGAAGCCCTTGCTCCCCATGTGGAAAAAATTACAGGAGGTAAAGTCTATTTAAGAATATTATCAAATCTTGCAGATAAACGTCTAGTTCGTGTAAGAACAGTGGCGGACAAGGAAGCTTTGGGAGGAGAAGATGTTGTTGATGGAATAATTAGTGCCTATGAATTTGCAGCTGCAGACCCCTATAGAGCAGCAACCCACAATAAGGGTGTTATGAATGGTATAAGTTCCGTAGTTCTAGCCACAGGTAATGATACCCGTGCTGTTGAAGCTGGAGCCCATGCCTATGCAGCTAGAAATGGTAGATATACCTCCTTAACCCATTGGGAGAAAAATGCAGATGGAGATTTAGCAGGAACTATTGAAATTCCCATGCCTGTGGGATTAGTAGGCGGTGCCACTAAGGTTCACCCCATTGCAAAGCTTGCAGTAAAGATTCTAAAAGTAAAATCTGCCCTTGAGCTTGGTGAAGTTATTGGAGCAGTTGGTTTGGCACAAAACCTTGGTGCGATGAGAGCCTTGGCAACAGAAGGTATTCAGCGTGGTCATATGTCACTTCATTCAAGAAATATAGCTGTAATGGCAGGGGCATCACCAGATATGGTAGATAAGATAGTAGAAATAATGATAGCAGAGGGTAAAGTCCGTATGGATAGAGCTAAAGAAATCATTGAAGAATTGAAAAATAAAAAATCATAAAGAAAATACTTCTCTAAAAAATTTTAACACAATCAATGTTAATAAAGGGGGATTAAAATGGAGTCTACTACTAATAAACGCCTAGCTGAAGTTTGGGGAGATACTGTAGTGTTAAAAGAATTGTTTTTTTCTTCTATTTTAGGAATTACCCTTACTATGCTGGGATATATACTAGGATCAAAGTTTTTCTCTGGTATAGAAACACTGGAGCCTGGATTAGTTAAAGGATATGCACTGATGATTGGAATTATAGGATGCGTACTCTCTGGTATTCTTTCAGCAAAACTTTTTAAACCAAAACGAATTGTAGAAGAAAAATTTGAACAAGAAAATATAGAAGATGTTATTAAATCTGGCGGCATGACCTTAGAAGAGGAAATTCTTGCACTCTCAACAGTTGATAAACAAATTTTAGATGAGATGGAAGAACTGAATCTTACTGCCTTATTAGAGTTAAGGTCCAAAACAGATAATGAAAATAAAGAAAAAGGAGGGATTTAAATGTTGATACTTCAAGCCT of the Clostridiisalibacter paucivorans DSM 22131 genome contains:
- a CDS encoding hydroxymethylglutaryl-CoA reductase, degradative, which translates into the protein MRLMKTSSYSGFYKLSPKQRLMEVAEFANLEKNEIDTLKKEGALGIDVADRMIENAISSLSIPLGVGLHFLINGKDYVIPMATEEPSVIAASSNMARVCRKKGGFFACNTGPIMIAQIQVINVPDVYAARIRLFESRETLIKIANKQDPLLVSLGGGMKDLDVNLVPSSQGTMLVLHIMVNTKDAMGANTVNTMAEALAPHVEKITGGKVYLRILSNLADKRLVRVRTVADKEALGGEDVVDGIISAYEFAAADPYRAATHNKGVMNGISSVVLATGNDTRAVEAGAHAYAARNGRYTSLTHWEKNADGDLAGTIEIPMPVGLVGGATKVHPIAKLAVKILKVKSALELGEVIGAVGLAQNLGAMRALATEGIQRGHMSLHSRNIAVMAGASPDMVDKIVEIMIAEGKVRMDRAKEIIEELKNKKS